The following coding sequences are from one Peromyscus eremicus chromosome X, PerEre_H2_v1, whole genome shotgun sequence window:
- the Ccdc160 gene encoding coiled-coil domain-containing protein 160 — MDARRKHWKDNTFTPFLNEPDVLEEAAPLQSFSEETPADKSRRMGRIFNFASRKVQEENTFKSKDCYSPIVEREQDPNLGERRMNASKNVANTDSAFLDLLNLGGATKESSHRRESASAWSRKELPTAAQGTGKKWSEEMPPKLRLHLLNEELGELNLKCREIEEDFENAEKELLNSRKEASTKSVNLQEPGTAASKNDRELQALKNDLSEKVTNVKNLTEELQQAKEVMYRLDLENRNLKDTVLKLKHQTELSTALLREEMRLFYELEMEKIHLELGAIKNELRAEKTLRAKNSRTLELLGRQLASVIRSSHTADHFTGNGF; from the coding sequence ATGGATGCTAGACGAAAGCACTGGAAAGACAATACGTTCACTCCTTTTTTAAATGAGCCCGATGTTCTAGAAGAggctgctcctcttcagtctttctCTGAAGAAACACCTGCAGACAAATCCAGGAGGATGGGGAGAATTTTTAACTTTGCCAGTAGAAAGGTTCAAGAAGAGAACACATTTAAGAGCAAAGACTGTTATTCCCCGATAGTGGAAAGAGAACAAGACCCCAATTTAGGAGAGAGAAGGATGAACGCGTCAAAGAACGTAGCAAACACAGATTCTGCCTTCTTGGACTTGCTTAATTTGGGTGGTGCAACCAAGGAAAGTTCTCACAGAAGGGAGAGCGCCTCCGCGTGGAGTAGAAAGGAATTGCCGACTGCAGCACAAGGCACCGGGAAGAAATGGTCAGAAGAAATGCCACCAAAACTCCGTCTGCACCTCCTGAACGAAGAGCTGGGAGAACTTAACCTGAAATGCCGGGAGATCGAAGAGGACTTTGAAAATGCCGAAAAAGAACTTTTGAACTCTCGAAAGGAAGCCTCAACGAAATCTGTCAATCTTCAAGAACCAGGGACAGCTGCTTCAAAGAATGACCGGGAACTGCAAGCTTTAAAAAATGACCTGTCTGAAAAAGTGACAAACGTAAAAAACTTAACCGAAGAGCTCCAGCAAGCCAAAGAAGTCATGTACAGGTTGGATCTAGAGAACAGAAACTTGAAAGACACTGTCTTGAAACTGAAGCATCAAACTGAGCTCAGTACTGCGCTCCTCAGAGAAGAGATGAGATTGTTTTACGAGCTGGAAATGGAAAAGATCCACTTAGAGCTGGGTGCCATCAAGAATGAGCTGAGGGCTGAGAAGACCCTGCGAGCAAAGAATAGCAGAACCCTGGAGTTGCTTGGAAGACAACTTGCTTCCGTGATAAGGTCATCGCATACTGCTGACCACTTTACTGGGAATGGTTTTTAA